Proteins encoded in a region of the Triticum dicoccoides isolate Atlit2015 ecotype Zavitan chromosome 3A, WEW_v2.0, whole genome shotgun sequence genome:
- the LOC119267378 gene encoding protein kinase PINOID 2-like, whose translation MAAVRDESDYDSSRPSSLTALGSRRSWISDIGSSSSVSGGGETPCRHSKPHKANHAEWEAIARVRAAAAGGSVGLDHFRLVRRLGSGDLGNVYLCELREPPHRPSSSGHLYYAMKVVDKDALAFRKKLRRAEVEREILRALDHPFLPTLYADFEASHYACLVMEFCPGGDLHVARQRQPGRRFSVASARFYAAETVLALEYLHMMGVVYRDLKPENVLVRADGHIMLSDFDLSLKCDDVVPKLLRQPRGDGAGANPSSTNGHSSSCVPPIQPVLSCLFNGVTRKRLLPMPGAAAVDADAAEHSEPEQTSESDPSEVVVEPVAARSRSFVGTHEYLAPEVISGQGHGSAVDWWTLGVFMYEMVYGQTPFKGATNEETLANIVGKRPVAFPRVPSSASCGEREELLRAQDLMARLLAKCPGKRLGSCTGSGEVKRHAFFRGVNWALVRSVRPPEVPVPVARSKAKTMSRKERQEPYKQQHEDHFDYF comes from the exons ATGGCTGCCGTTAGAGATGAATCGGACTACGACAGTAGCCGTCCGTCGTCGCTCACGGCGCTGGGCTCCCGCCGGAGCTGGATCAGCGACATTGGCAGCTCCAGCTCGGTCTCTGGCGGCGGCGAGACCCCCTGCCGCCACAGCAAGCCCCACAAGGCCAACCATGCCGAGTGGGAGGCCATCGCGCGCGTCCGCGCAGCCGCCGCCGGCGGCAGCGTCGGGCTGGACCACTTCCGCCTCGTGCGGCGCCTCGGCAGCGGCGACCTCGGAAACGTCTACCTGTGCGAGCTCCGTGAGCCGCCGCACCGGCCGTCGTCGTCCGGGCACCTCTACTACGCCATGAAGGTGGTGGACAAGGACGCGCTGGCGTTCCGCAAGAAGCTCCGGCGCGCGGAGGTGGAGCGGGAGATCCTCCGCGCCCTCGACCACCCCTTCCTGCCCACGCTGTACGCCGACTTCGAGGCGTCGCACTACGCCTGCCTCGTCATGGAGTTCTGCCCCGGCGGCGACCTCCACGTCGCCCGGCAGCGGCAGCCCGGCCGCCGGTTCAGCGTCGCCTCCGCGAG ATTCTACGCGGCGGAGACGGTGCTGGCGCTGGAGTACCTGCACATGATGGGGGTGGTGTACCGGGACCTCAAGCCGGAGAACGTCCTGGTGCGCGCCGACGGCCACATCATGCTCTCCGACTTCGACCTCTCCCTCAAGTGCGACGACGTCGTCCCCAAGCTCCTCCGCCAACCGAGAGGGGACGGCGCCGGCGCCAACCCGAGCTCGACCAATGGTCACTCCTCGTCGTGCGTCCCGCCGATCCAGCCGGTGCTGTCATGCCTATTCAACGGTGTAACACGCAAGCGCCTGCTGCCGATGCCCGGCGCGGCGGCCGTGGACGCCGACGCCGCCGAGCATTCCGAGCCCGAACAGACGTCTGAGTCTGACCCTTCAGAGGTGGTGGTGGAGCCTGTGGCGGCCCGGTCTAGGTCTTTCGTGGGCACGCACGAGTACCTGGCGCCGGAGGTGATCTCCGGGCAGGGCCACGGCAGCGCGGTGGACTGGTGGACGCTGGGAGTGTTCATGTACGAGATGGTGTACGGCCAGACGCCGTTCAAGGGGGCGACCAACGAGGAGACGCTCGCCAACATCGTCGGCAAGCGGCCCGTGGCCTTCCCGCGGGTCCCGTCGTCGGCGAGCTGCGGCGAGCGGGAGGAGCTGCTCCGGGCGCAGGACCTCATGGCCCGGCTCCTGGCGAAGTGCCCCGGGAAGCGACTGGGGAGCTGCACGGGGTCAGGCGAGGTGAAGCGGCACGCGTTCTTCCGCGGTGTGAACTGGGCGCTCGTCAGGTCCGTCCGACCGCCGGAGGTGCCCGTGCCGGTGGCAAGGAGCAAGGCGAAGACGATGAGCAGGAAGGAGCGGCAGGAGCCGTACAAGCAACAACATGAGGACCATTTCGACTACTTTTGA